CCGCTGTTAGGGCGGGAGCCGACAGCCGGCCCGGCACGGCCTGGTGCAGGACCTGTCCCAGAGTCGCCACGTACCTTCGCGCCTGCCAGCGGGCGAGCTCGATCTCGGGCGGGGCGAACACCGGCTGCTCGGACACGAGCGAGGACAGGGGCTTGGGGTCCGGGACCTCCGGGCTCTCCAGCAGCTCGGTCACAAACGCCCGGACCCGGCGTCCATGCAACGGGACCCGGACCACGCAACCGGGGCGGACGCGCCCGGTCATACGGTCGGGGATGCGGTAGTCGAACGGGCGGTCCAGCGCCAGGACGGGTGAGTCCAGCGCCACACGGCAGAAGCGGCAGGTTGCTGCTGCGTCCGCGTCTACAGCGTCGAGACCGCCTTCTTGAACTCTTCCAGCCGAGCCGTGCGTTCCCAGGTGAAGTCCTTCTCCGTGCGGCCGAAATGCCCGTAGCTCGCGGTCTGTCTGAAGATCGGCCGGCGCAGGTCCAGGTCGGCGATGATCGCCGCCGGGCGCAGGTCGAAGAACTCGTGAACCAGCCGCGACAGCGCCTGCGGGTCGACCTGCTCGGTACCGAACCCCTCGACGGTCAGCGAAACGGGATGCGCCGTCCCGATCGCGTAGGCGACCTCGACCTCGCAGCGGCTGGCTGCCCCGGAGGCCACCACGTGCTTGGCGACGTCGCGCGCGGCGTAGGCGCCGGTGCGGTCGACCTTCGTGGGGTCCTTGCCCGAGAAGCACCCGCCGCCGTGACGGCCCATGCCGCCGTACGTGTCCACGATGATCTTTCGTCCGGTCAGCCCGGTGTCGGCCTGGGGGCCGCCGATGACAAAGCGTCCCGTGGGGTTCACCAGCACTCGCACGTCGTCGTTCCACAGCTCCGGTGGGACGGTCGGCCGCACGACGTGCTCGAGGATGTCCTGGCGGATCTTCGACTCCACGCCCTCGGTGTCGGCGTGCTGCGCGGAAACGAGCACGGTGTCCAGGCGGACCGGACGCCATCCCTCGTACTCGAGCGTCACCTGAGTCTTTCCGTCCGGGCGCAAATAGGACAGCGTGTCCGCCTTGCGCACCTCGGCCAGGCGCTGGGCCAGCCGGTGGGCGAGCCAGATGGGCGTGGGCATCAGCTCCGTGTCCAGCCCTTCGTCGCACGCGTAGCCGAACATCATTCCCTGGTCTCCGGCCCCCAGATCGTCGCGCTCGTCGGACGTGCCGCTGCGGCGCGTCTCGAGGGACTGGTCCACACCCTGGGCGATGTCGCGGGACTGCTCCTGGATGGCCACGGCCACGCCGCAGGTCGAGCCGTCGAACCCGAACTTGGCGCGCGTGTAGCCGACGTCGGTGATCGTCTGGCGCACGACGCGCGGGATGTCCACGTAGGTGGAAGTCGAGATCTCGCCCGCCACCAAACAGAAGCCCGTTGTCAGGACGGTTTCACAGGCGACCCTGCCGAAGGGGTCGTTGCTCAGGATCTCGTCGAGGATCGCGTCGGACACCTGGTCCGCAAGCTTGTCGGGATGACCCTCGGTCACGGACTCGGAGGTGAAAAGCCACCGGTGATGCATGCGCCGCCTTCCTGGATCGGGATCGGGCCAGTGTACCGGCGACCCCCGTCAGGGTCGCGCCCGCCGGCTACGGCCGGTCGCGCAGCTGCCGGACCACCTCGTCCAGGATCACGCCCGCAAGCGCGCGCTTCGGCATTCGCGGCAACTCCCGCACACCGGCCGACGAGACGAGCGCCGCGTCGTTGGTGTCCGACTCGAAGCCCGTGTCCGGGGAGCCGACGACGTTGGCGACCACCAGGTCCGCGTTCTTCCGGGAAAGCTTTTCCGAGGCCGAAGCCGCGGCCTGGGGGAGGGAGCCGGTCTGTGCCGCGAAGGCCACGAGGATCTGTCTGCCCTTTTTTCGCCCCAGCTCCGCCGCGATGTCCGGCGTGGGCTCCATGCCGATGGAGCTGCCGAGGTCCGACTTCGGCCGCTTGGTCTGCGACGGTTCCGTCGGCCGCCAGTCAGCTACCGCGGCCGCCTTGACCACCACGTCGCAGTCGTCGAAGCGAGCGAGGCACTCGTCCAGCATCTGCTGCGCGGTCTCGACCCGGACCACGTCGACCCCCGCGGGGGTCGGAACGCTCACTGGGCCGCAGACGACGGTGACGTCGGCGCCCCGCGCGGCGGCCGCCCCGGCGATCTCGAATCCCATGCGGCCCGAAGACCTGTTGGACACAAACCGAACGGGGTCCACCGGCTCCCTTGTCGGTCCCGCGGTGACGAGCAGCTTTACGCCGTCCAGGTCCCGGGGGCCGACCGAGCTGCGGACCAGGTCCACGATCTCCCCGGTCTCCGCCAGCCTTCCGATCCCGTGGTCGCCGGAGGCCAGGGCGCCGGTGACCGGCCCGGCGAACGCCACGCCGTCGGCCACAAGCCGCGCCACGTTGCGCCGCACGGCTTCGTGCTCCCACATCTCCGTGTGCATGGCCGGTGCGACCACCACCGGGCACCTGCACATGAGGTAGGTGGCCGAGACGGCATCCGACGCTCCGCCCGCGGCCATGAGGTGGAGGGTCGATGCGGTTGCGGCCCCCACGAGGATGAGGTCGGCCCACCTGGCCAGCTCGACGTGCACCACTCGATCTGGGGCCTCAAACAGATCGGTGACGACGGGGCTGCCGGTGACGGCGGCGAATGTGGCGGACCCCACGAATCGCGTGGCCGAAGGGGTCATCAGGACCTTCACCTCGGCTCCCGCGTCCTGCAGGCGGCGGACGACGTCCACCATCTTGTAGGCGGCAATGGACCCGCAGACCGCGACGGCGATCCGGCGTCCGGACATTGCTCCGCCGGCGGGGGCGGCGTCCGGACCGGGCGGGGAGGCTACTTGAACGACTCCTCGGCCTCGGTCGGCCGCTCCCAGCCGACGCGCTGCTGCTCGACCTCGCGCAGCGAAACGGTCAGCGGCTTGACGCCGTGGACGCTGGTCTCAAGCAGCGGCTGCATCGGCTTCTCCTCGGACGGAAGCGCCATGCCGAGCTTGGCGTAGAAGTCGACGATCTGGCGGGCGCGCCGTGCGGACAGGACGACCAGGGTGTACTGGTTGTCGACCGTTTCCAGCAGGGCTTCTATCTTGGGCTCGATCATGAACGCTCCTTGCGGGGCAGAAGAGATCAGGGGCCGGGAGGCCCAGACGAGTCCAGTATAGCCTCCAGTTCCCCCGCCGCACGCTCGACGTCGTCGTTCAGGATCGCGTGGTCAAACAGATCCCGGCTCTTGAGCTCCTCCCTGGCCGCCTCCAACCGGGCCACGACGTCCTCCTCCGGATCGGTCCCCCTCGCCCGGAGGCGCTGCTCCAGCGACTGCACCGAAGGGGGCTCGATGAACACCGAAAGCGCGTCCGGGTAGTGGTGCTTGATCGAGCGCGCCCCTCTGACGTCGATCTCCAGGACCACCTGCTCGTCGGACTCCAGGGCCCTCTGCACCTCCGACCAGGGGGTTCCGTAGGAGTACCCGCGATATTGCTCCCACTCCACGAACTCATCGCGGGTCACTGCGAAGTCGAAGGCGGCCTGGTCCACGAACCTGTAGTGGACGCCGTCCACCTCCCCGGGACGGCGGGGGCGGGTCGTCCATGACACGGACAGGCCCACGTACGGCCGCCGCCTGCGCAGCTCGGCTATGACCGTGCCCTTTCCGACCCCCGAGGGGCCGGAGACGATGATCAGGCGGCCCGCGGCGGCTGCTCCCTACTTGCTTCCGAACCGCTCCCGCAGGGCGCTCCGCTGCTTCTCGCCGAGACCGCGGATGCGACGCGTGGGGGAGATCTTCAGTTCTTCCATCACCTTCTGGGCTCGTACCTTGCCTACGCCCGGAAGGGCCTCGAGCATCGCTGAGACCTTCATCTTGCCCAGCGTCTCGTCGGAGGCGGAACTGCGGAATATCTCCGTCAGTCCCAGGCTGCCGTTCTTGAGTTTGGCTTTGATCTCAGCTCGTTTGCGGCGAGCGTCGGCGGCCTTGGCCAGCGCGTCGCGCCGCTGCTCCTCTGTAAGAGTTGGAAGCGGCATTCGCATACCTCCTTGTGGGAAGCCCCCCAAAATCAGCGCGTAGTATAGCGCCCGGCCTCTGCGACGCGGCCGGTCACCCCGCGGCCTGCCCTACCCTTCTGCTGCCGGGACTCGACATCGGTTCGCCACCGGCGCACAGCGGGCACTCGTCCGGCTGCCAGCGCGGCGCCTCCATGGCCACGAGCGATTCAAACGGCACGTCGAACGGCACTCCCGCCGAGCGGTCCACGATCGTCCCGACGCCGGCTACCTCACCCCCGGCGGCGCGGACAAGCTCGATCACCTCCACCTGCGAGCCGCCCGTCGTGACGACGTCCTCCACGATCAGCACGCGTTCGCCGCGCTCCACCGAGAAGTCGCGGCGAAGCTT
This portion of the Actinomycetota bacterium genome encodes:
- the gmk gene encoding guanylate kinase is translated as MIIVSGPSGVGKGTVIAELRRRRPYVGLSVSWTTRPRRPGEVDGVHYRFVDQAAFDFAVTRDEFVEWEQYRGYSYGTPWSEVQRALESDEQVVLEIDVRGARSIKHHYPDALSVFIEPPSVQSLEQRLRARGTDPEEDVVARLEAAREELKSRDLFDHAILNDDVERAAGELEAILDSSGPPGP
- the coaBC gene encoding bifunctional phosphopantothenoylcysteine decarboxylase/phosphopantothenate--cysteine ligase CoaBC, with the protein product MSGRRIAVAVCGSIAAYKMVDVVRRLQDAGAEVKVLMTPSATRFVGSATFAAVTGSPVVTDLFEAPDRVVHVELARWADLILVGAATASTLHLMAAGGASDAVSATYLMCRCPVVVAPAMHTEMWEHEAVRRNVARLVADGVAFAGPVTGALASGDHGIGRLAETGEIVDLVRSSVGPRDLDGVKLLVTAGPTREPVDPVRFVSNRSSGRMGFEIAGAAAARGADVTVVCGPVSVPTPAGVDVVRVETAQQMLDECLARFDDCDVVVKAAAVADWRPTEPSQTKRPKSDLGSSIGMEPTPDIAAELGRKKGRQILVAFAAQTGSLPQAAASASEKLSRKNADLVVANVVGSPDTGFESDTNDAALVSSAGVRELPRMPKRALAGVILDEVVRQLRDRP
- the rpoZ gene encoding DNA-directed RNA polymerase subunit omega, with product MIEPKIEALLETVDNQYTLVVLSARRARQIVDFYAKLGMALPSEEKPMQPLLETSVHGVKPLTVSLREVEQQRVGWERPTEAEESFK
- the metK gene encoding methionine adenosyltransferase; protein product: MHHRWLFTSESVTEGHPDKLADQVSDAILDEILSNDPFGRVACETVLTTGFCLVAGEISTSTYVDIPRVVRQTITDVGYTRAKFGFDGSTCGVAVAIQEQSRDIAQGVDQSLETRRSGTSDERDDLGAGDQGMMFGYACDEGLDTELMPTPIWLAHRLAQRLAEVRKADTLSYLRPDGKTQVTLEYEGWRPVRLDTVLVSAQHADTEGVESKIRQDILEHVVRPTVPPELWNDDVRVLVNPTGRFVIGGPQADTGLTGRKIIVDTYGGMGRHGGGCFSGKDPTKVDRTGAYAARDVAKHVVASGAASRCEVEVAYAIGTAHPVSLTVEGFGTEQVDPQALSRLVHEFFDLRPAAIIADLDLRRPIFRQTASYGHFGRTEKDFTWERTARLEEFKKAVSTL
- the mihF gene encoding integration host factor, actinobacterial type, whose protein sequence is MPLPTLTEEQRRDALAKAADARRKRAEIKAKLKNGSLGLTEIFRSSASDETLGKMKVSAMLEALPGVGKVRAQKVMEELKISPTRRIRGLGEKQRSALRERFGSK
- the pyrE gene encoding orotate phosphoribosyltransferase yields the protein MNSSEVLALLERQDAVRRGHFVLSSGLHSDTYVQCAQVLQWTGTAERFGHELGLRLAETRPSVVLGPAMGGIVIGHEVARQLGVRMIFSERVAGAMKLRRDFSVERGERVLIVEDVVTTGGSQVEVIELVRAAGGEVAGVGTIVDRSAGVPFDVPFESLVAMEAPRWQPDECPLCAGGEPMSSPGSRRVGQAAG